A window of Eriocheir sinensis breed Jianghai 21 chromosome 63, ASM2467909v1, whole genome shotgun sequence contains these coding sequences:
- the LOC126986825 gene encoding uncharacterized protein LOC126986825 isoform X1: MYQKAKRMFSFDSERKNDSHSLPKSGRRKEEAVYTDESEDAPMRFSYVRTPNSLRGYNAMPKRANSAGESSLGSSREDLLDVPLVLARRKRPNVSKQPSREYKNGNSSSEDFLYYDSDYTEEPLSTAVVETEGSVFSSQENLSDSAPKCSENVSKFLRRQSTPDIKSRRTSGSQASLNNPLVLENSVEFHQFQDKGKDKLDHFMPVCPTKNEKRNYGSSNHLQEILEPSSTADEGIVSESSLCPIIQPVLSDNMWPIMYRVQMAVTKTIRRLADHIETVKDHVDILEKKCNNLKVTLFYLQEDHNALKVKIIKLEELIEERGGKQSESDDDEYLDCIDFIPVQNVNAESLPTVEHTFENSTVGKAFGGTTSIHLSAADPSASSVDCAQDNKLFSAVFSSVYSVADQISALLNQMKTVKEKSHRPSLFNFVAVLTLTAVVWDIRSAGSFKGSKLGQTIEGLGLTPYLQVAGEYARAAFIHIYRWCMTNVPVYYSRGCELAGPYLLLMLEKLDWVLASCWTAMDSAAQYIPPLKEKIETMLPGVTSNASYYGSVALQSLENGFYYVQNASSPYLAQAHTFLSTRVFVGPLAPEKLQEYVFSAAEYISQLYKQLQSIIVQALEEANNATKATS, from the exons ATGTATCAAAAGGCTAAGAGAATGTTCTCCTTTGATTCAGAAAGGAAGAATGATTCTCACTCTTTGCCTAAAtctggaagaaggaaagaagaggcagTGTATACTGATGAGTCTGAAGATGCCCCTATGAGATTCTCATATGTCAGAACACCCAACTCCTTGCGCGGTTACAACGCTATGCCTAAAAGAGCAAATTCTGCAGGTGAAAGCAGCCTAGGAAGTAGCAGAGAGGACTTGCTAGATGTCCCTCTTGTTTTGGCAAGAAGAAAACGGCCAAATGTCTCCAAGCAGCCATCTAGAGAATACAAAAATGGCAACAGTAGTTCAGAAGATTTTCTGTATTATGATTCCGATTACACTGAAGAACCTTTGAGCACTGCAGTAGTAGAAACAGAGGGAAGTGTGTTCAGCAGCCAAGAGAATCTCTCTGATTCTGCACCGAAGTGCTCTGAAAATGTGTCCAAATTCTTACGCCGGCAGAGTACCCCCGATATTAAGAGTAGGAGGACTTCAGGCAGCCAAGCAAGTCTGAACAACCCTTTAGTCCTGGAAAACAGTGTTGAGTTCCACCAGTTccaagataaagggaaggataaatTAGATCATTTTATGCCAGTGTGTCCCAccaagaatgagaagagaaactATGGCAGTTCAAACCACCTTCAGGAGATATTGGAGCCTTCATCAACTGCAGACGAAGGAATAGTGTCTGAAAGCTCACTGTGTCCCATTATTCAGCCTGTCTTATCTGATAACATGTGGCCTATCATGTACAGGGTTCAGATGGCTGTCACCAAAACAATCCGCAGATTAGCAGACCACATAGAAACCGTGAAGGACCACGTTGATATTCTGGagaaaaaatgcaataatttaAAAGTTACTCTATTTTACCTTCAGGAAGATCATAATGCACTGAAGGTTAAGATCATAAAATTAGAAGAACTgattgaggaaagagggggaaaacagtctgagagtgatgatgatgagtattTAGATTGTATAGATTTCATCCCTGTACAAAATGTGAATGCAGAGAGCCTTCCTACAGTTGAGCATACTTTTGAAAACTCAACTGTTGGCAAGGCATTTGGAGGCACAACAAGCATTCACTTATCAGCGGCAGACCCATCTGCCTCCTCAGTGGACTGTGCACAAGATAACAAATTATTCTCAGCAGTCTTCAGTAGTGTCTACAGTGTTGCTGATCAAATTTCT gcACTCTTGAACCAAATGAAGACTGTAAAGGAAAAGTCGCATAGACCAAGCTTGTTTAATTTTGTGGCAGTACTTACTCTGACAGCTGTTGTGTGGGATATCAGAAGTGCTGGCTCTTTTAAAG GATCAAAGTTGGGGCAGACAATAGAAGGGCTGGGATTGACTCCATACCTGCAGGTCGCTGGAGAATATGCTAGAGCAGCATTCATTCACATATACAG GTGGTGCATGACAAATGTGCCAGTGTACTACAGCCGAGGGTGTGAGCTGGCTGGGCCATACCTCCTCCTCATGCTGGAAAAACTTGACTGGGTGCTTGCCAGCTGCTGGACAGCAATGGACTCAGCAGCCCAGTACATCCCTCCACTGAAGGAAAAG ATAGAAACTATGCTTCCTGGAGTAACTTCTAATGCAAGTTATTATGGCAGTGTTGCACTACAGTCATTGGAGAATGGGTTCTATTATGTACAGAATGCATCATCACCATACCTGGCACAAGCTCATACCTTTTTATCTACAAGAGTTTTTGT GGGTCCCCTTGCACCGGAGAAACTGCAGGAGTATGTGTTTAGCGCAGCAGAGTACATAAGCCAGCTGTACAAGCAGCTGCAAAGCATCATTGTGCAGGCCCTGGAGGAGGCCAACAATGCTACTAAGGCTACTAGCTAA